GAGGGTAAAGAATATAGAGTACAGGGTGGTGATATAATGCATTTCAGATTCAACCTCTAATATACTCGGTGAAAATCTGCGTATTGCGGCGTCATGTCTAAAGATCTGCGCTCCTTGCTTATTTAAGATACGCTACGGTGCTCGACTTTGACATTCCTAGCACTCCTTGATTTTGACCTTCGTCTATCTCGAACCCAAACTCGTTCAATGAACTAATTAAAGTAAGATTCGTCATTGCAAGACTACGATAGTAGTCGAAACAATCCAGTAAAACATGTTCGTTTATTCACGGAATATATATGAAAATTATTGGGCAGATTCCACTTTGGATGCTACTTTGTTTATTTGCGTTATCGCATACTACTGAACTGGTGTATACGGCTGCGCTTCCAGATATTTCCAGTTACTTCAATATTAGCGGTGGAGTAGCGCAAGTTAGCTCGAGTATATATTTTTTAGGTTTTGCCTTAGGTATATTATCGTTAGGTAGGGTGTCTGATATTTTTGGTAGGAGACCTGTGGTACTGGGTGGTATGACCTTATATTTGATGTCGATAATTTGTAGTATTTTTGTAAGTGATATTCAGACATTAATGATATTACGATTTACTGCCGCATTTGGAGCAAGTGTTGGTTCGGTAATAGGTCAGGCCATGGCCAGAGATTCCTACGAAGGAGCAGCTTTGTCGTATGTTTATGCTAGTGTATCAATGTGGCTAGCATTAGCACCATCACTTGGTTCTGCCATTGGTGGATATGTGGTAGAATATTTTGGTTGGCGCTATATTTTTGTATTTTTGAGCGTAATATCTTCTTCATTATTATTAGCTTATATCAAATATTTACCGGAAACCAACCCTTATATTGGAGTTGCACAACGTAGTAAATATTCAATGGTGTTTAAGGTAGTTATAAGAGATCGAATAGTATTATTATACGCTTTTATTATTGGTGCTTTTAATGGTATGGCTTTTGGTTTTTATATGGAAGCACCGTTTGTATTTATCAATAAAATTGGTATGTTGCCATCACAATATGGCTGTTTAGCATTCTCACTTAGTTTTGCGATGGCATTTGGTAGTTTTAATGGTAGATATTGGATCAATAAAGGAGTTAGCGGTACCAAAATTATGGTTATCGGTTTATTGTTAAGTATTGTTGGTTGTGCATTACTGGTAATATCGTCTTATTTAATTTTAGATAAAACCACAAAGTATTTTGTAATAATCATAATCTTTGTGCCAATGGTACTACATATGATAGGTCATGGATTACTTATGCCAATGACTTTGCGATATGCTTTAGAGGATTACGCCAAAGTTACAGGAACAGCTGGTTCGATCTTTGGTTCGCTATATTACTTGCTTGTAGCGATAATTAGTTTTACAGTATCAAAATTACATAGTGAAGATATTAATAAATTTAGTATATTACTATTTAGTTTGAGTGCTTGTTGTAGTTTATCTTTTTATCTAATTCAAAGATGGAGTTTGAGTAAACAGAAATATAACTTTAACTAGGCGGCTTGTGAACATTTCTCTCTAATGGCTGATTTCTTCGTTGTTTTCGTCCTCGAATCCTCACGTACTTAAGTACGCTGCGGATCGAGAGGGCGAAAACTCCTATAAATCTGCTTATCATAGAGAATGTTCACAAGCCGCCTAGTTTAGGCCGGTATAGCTCAGTTGGTAGAGCGGCACATTCGTAATGTGTAGGTCGGGGGTTCGAGTCCTCTTACCGGCACCATTTGGAAAGCATTTTGTAAATTATTTTTTAAGTAAACAGGAGTCTTATTATGATCTATTCAACACATTCTAATCAAAATTCATATCCGTTTATTTTGCCGGAATTACCTTTTAATCGTGAAGATTTTCTTCCACATTTTACTGCAGAAACGTTCGAATATCATCACGGTAAACATCATCAGGCTTATGTAACAAATTTAAACAATTTACTGCAGAATAATCAGGAATTACAAGATAAGAGCTTGGAAGAATTAATAAAACTGACTCATTCTAAAAATCAGGCTTTATTTAATAATGCTGCTCAGATATGGAATCATAGTTTTTTTTGGCATTCAATTAAACCAAATGGCGGCAAGATTCCTGGTGAGAAGATGTTAAATCACATTAACAAAGATTTTGGTAGTTTTGAGAATTTTGTCACTGAATTTAAAACTGCAGCAGTAAGTCAATTTGGTAGTGGATGGGCTTGGCTTGTGTGTGAACAAGGAAAGCTAAAGATAATTAAAACTGCTAATGCTGATACGCCAATTACTCAAGATATTCAGCCTTTACTTGCTTGTGATGTTTGGGAACATGCTTACTATGTTGATTATCGCAATAAGCGCCCTGATTATGTTACAACCTATATTGAACATATGATTAATTGGGAATTTGCCGAACTTAATTGTAATGAATTACTAAAATAAAGTTATTATTATTAATGTTTGTAAATAAAATATTGCTATATTTGCAAATAAATGCTAATATAATATTATAAATATAAACATGGGTATAAGTTTATGAAAAGCATTTATGATTATAATCAGGAGATAGTTCAGAAGGTACAAGCTGACTTACAGATACAAAAAGCTCAGTTGATAAAAGGTGCTTCTCATGATGACAAGAGAGACAAAGGATCTTTACCATTAGATTTTCTAAGTATAAGATATGGTTTAGATGGAGAAGCAGGGCAGAATAACTTTAATCCATATAATTCCCAAGGGTTTACAAATTTTGAGTTTAAAAAACCTGAGGCTCCAAAGCAATTTGTTCCACAACCATTAAGTCAAGTAAATAGTGGATTACTGCAAATTGTTGCCGATTCTTATAGAAGAGGAGATGAGTCAATAAAGTTAACAGAAGGTACTTTAAATCAAATAAGAATTGCGCTTCAAGATTCTTCAACACTAGCAGCGCAGGACGCAATTTTTATCATAAATAAAGCTGTTGAAAAGGGAGAAAATGTTCCTGCAGATTTAATGAACGTAGCATTAATTACTAATAAACTAAATTATGGCAGTAATATAATCCCAACGCAAAAGCCAAGCTATAATTCACAGATCATTGCGGCAATAGCTAGTGGTTTTCAAGGTAATGAAATTGGTGTTACTAAATTCAATGAAATAACTCTTAATCAACTAAGAGCGGTGTTAACTGATCCATTTGCTGGTGCTAAAGTAAAGCAAGATGCTATTTTTATTGTTACTGAAGCTTTAAAGAAAGCAGGAACACTAGGTGCAGAAGAATTAGTAGTGCCTAATGATTTGGTTAAATTAGCTGGCTCGAGTAAGGAAATAGTCAAAACTCATTAAAGTTCTTTCGTTCATAATACGATTATTATAATTCCAATTGCTTCATAAATTTTAACCATTCCCTTCTCATCTCACTGTACGTTCAGTTTTCCCGAATACAGCGAACCGATAGTGTATTCATCTTAAATCATTCACAGGCTTTCGGATGTGTTCCAGCATTCCACTACCGATGTATATTATACCTTTGGTATATAGTTTGCTATTTGGATAGTGTTGCCATCCATAACCGTGGCCTTTTCTTCTACGGTGTAAATATCTCCGAAAACGTATATTGATGAACCTCTGTAGTTTCCTGAATGCTTGACTAGCATTAGTATGAAGATAGTAATTGCTCCATCCTCTTACCATTGTATTAATTTGTTCTACAAACTCTTCGGGTTGTATAGGGGCTCGCCATGATGTTTTATATTTTATACTATTTCTAATCTTTTGTTCAGACGACTTCGCTGGAAATATATATATGGTATTCTTTCCACTAGTAGGACTTTGTCGTTTTATAAAATTAAATCCTACAAAATCAAAACCTTCTATTAATCTTGTAACTTTTGTTTTACTTTGATTTAATTTTAGGCTTAATCTTTCGGTAATTTCCTGAAATTTCTTTAAAGCTTTATAACCATCTCGTTGGCACACTAAAACTACATCATCGGCGAAACGATGTAATTTCCAGGGGTATTGCATTTTATGCCATATTTGATCTATTAGATTTAGATAAATATTGCTATATAAAGGTGAAATAGGTGAGCCCTGTGGCACGCCTATCTTCACTCTTTTCTGATTACCAGACTTATCTATGTCAACTTTCAGGCTTTGCTTTATCAACCTCAACATAGCTCCATCACTTATTCTCTGCTTAATTAGTATTAGCAGGTTACCGTGAGGAATACTGTCAAAATATGATTCAAAATCTATTTCTACTACCGTAGCGGCTCGATCATATAAATCTTCTCTAATTGCTAGAGAAGCTTGTTTAGCATTTCGTTTCGGCCTATAACCGTAGGAGCAATCATGAAAATCAGCTTCGAATATTGGTTCAATGACTATCTTCATTGCTGTTTGCACTATTCGATCTTTTACCGTTGCAATTCCTAATAAACGTGTGCCGCCTTTAGGTTTTGGTATTGCTACTTGTCTTATAGATGAAAACTTGTAACTTTGATCTTTTAGCCCTTGCTGCAATTCCCTGATCATTTCTTCTTCATATCCTGTGGTTATGATCTGTTCAATCGTAACACCATCATTTCCTGCCGCACCTTTGTTAGCCTTAACTTGTCTCCAAGCTTCTTGCAATACATCTGTACGATAGACTTTATCATATAAACTATAAAATTTGTAATTTACCTCCTGCTTGGATTTAAGATATAGAATTCTCTGAAGTTGACTAACTTTACTTATTCCATTCCTAGCTTTTATGCAATTG
The genomic region above belongs to Candidatus Trichorickettsia mobilis and contains:
- a CDS encoding Bcr/CflA family efflux MFS transporter, whose protein sequence is MKIIGQIPLWMLLCLFALSHTTELVYTAALPDISSYFNISGGVAQVSSSIYFLGFALGILSLGRVSDIFGRRPVVLGGMTLYLMSIICSIFVSDIQTLMILRFTAAFGASVGSVIGQAMARDSYEGAALSYVYASVSMWLALAPSLGSAIGGYVVEYFGWRYIFVFLSVISSSLLLAYIKYLPETNPYIGVAQRSKYSMVFKVVIRDRIVLLYAFIIGAFNGMAFGFYMEAPFVFINKIGMLPSQYGCLAFSLSFAMAFGSFNGRYWINKGVSGTKIMVIGLLLSIVGCALLVISSYLILDKTTKYFVIIIIFVPMVLHMIGHGLLMPMTLRYALEDYAKVTGTAGSIFGSLYYLLVAIISFTVSKLHSEDINKFSILLFSLSACCSLSFYLIQRWSLSKQKYNFN
- a CDS encoding superoxide dismutase, with protein sequence MIYSTHSNQNSYPFILPELPFNREDFLPHFTAETFEYHHGKHHQAYVTNLNNLLQNNQELQDKSLEELIKLTHSKNQALFNNAAQIWNHSFFWHSIKPNGGKIPGEKMLNHINKDFGSFENFVTEFKTAAVSQFGSGWAWLVCEQGKLKIIKTANADTPITQDIQPLLACDVWEHAYYVDYRNKRPDYVTTYIEHMINWEFAELNCNELLK
- the ltrA gene encoding group II intron reverse transcriptase/maturase; amino-acid sequence: MSNCIKARNGISKVSQLQRILYLKSKQEVNYKFYSLYDKVYRTDVLQEAWRQVKANKGAAGNDGVTIEQIITTGYEEEMIRELQQGLKDQSYKFSSIRQVAIPKPKGGTRLLGIATVKDRIVQTAMKIVIEPIFEADFHDCSYGYRPKRNAKQASLAIREDLYDRAATVVEIDFESYFDSIPHGNLLILIKQRISDGAMLRLIKQSLKVDIDKSGNQKRVKIGVPQGSPISPLYSNIYLNLIDQIWHKMQYPWKLHRFADDVVLVCQRDGYKALKKFQEITERLSLKLNQSKTKVTRLIEGFDFVGFNFIKRQSPTSGKNTIYIFPAKSSEQKIRNSIKYKTSWRAPIQPEEFVEQINTMVRGWSNYYLHTNASQAFRKLQRFINIRFRRYLHRRRKGHGYGWQHYPNSKLYTKGIIYIGSGMLEHIRKPVNDLR